The DNA window CAATCGAACGCTCAATTAGAAGAACTCAAGCAGCAAAGAGCGGAATTGACTCGTGAGGTTCAGGAAGTATCCGATTCGATTCAACAGAGTGGCGCTCGTTCAGTAAACACTGGAGAGCAATACCGTGAAAAACGGTTAAAAGAAGAAGAATTGAGAAAAGTCGAGGATCAGATCGAAGAGCTGGAGAAAGGTAAAAAGGATACCGAGGAGGAGCCGGAAGGAGAGAACTGAAAGGAAGCAGTTCGTCAAGCTAAACGCGTTCTTAGAGCGCGAATGTGATCAGGCGTTGTGCCACAACACCCGCCTACAATTCTGGCGCCGGACACAACCCAGTTGCCTGCGAAATTGGCATAACCACCGGGATCGATTTCATTTGTGAACTCCCAACCGAAAACAGGCTCCGGTTTACCGAT is part of the bacterium genome and encodes:
- a CDS encoding homocysteine S-methyltransferase family protein gives rise to the protein MLIESAEGIPVGAYGNIGKPEPVFGWEFTNEIDPGGYANFAGNWVVSGARIVGGCCGTTPDHIRALRTRLA